In Triticum urartu cultivar G1812 chromosome 6, Tu2.1, whole genome shotgun sequence, the following proteins share a genomic window:
- the LOC125515664 gene encoding probable cytosolic oligopeptidase A: protein MGPARQRTSLVLLVLLLLAAAMTPTLLTCASHLLSHSARRLARNPTSPLPALRLLSLLPASSPLRAFCPRASRAAVCSAYSSSAMADVADADSSNNPLLADFDFPPFDRVEPAHVRPGIRALLARLEGELEELEKGVEPAWEKLVHPLERIVDRLDVVWNVVDHLKAVKDSADLRAAVEDVQPEKVKFYLRLGQSKPIYEAFNAIRNSSDWDSLSDARKRVVEGQIKDAVLGGVALEDEQREKFNQIQQELEKLSEKFSENVLDATKKFEKLITDKKEIDGLPASALGLAAQTAVSKGHENASAENGPWMITLDAPSFMAVMQHAKNRALREEVYRAYLTRASSGDLDNTDIISQILKLRLEKAKLLGYKNFAEVSMARKMATVDRVQELLEKIRAASWDHAVQDMEDLKAFVKDSGSAEANDLAHWDLNFWSERLRESKYDIDEEGLRPYFALPKVMDGLFSLANKLFGITVEAADGLAPVWNSDVKFYCVKDSSNSPVAYFYFDPYSRPSEKRGGAWMNVVFSRSSVLARHGCSVRLPVAHMVCNQMPPVGDKPSLMTFREVETVFHEFGHALQHMLTRQDEAFVAGISGIEWDAVELPSQFMENWCYHKNTLLSIAKHYETGEPLPEEIYAKLVAAKNFRAGTFSLRQIRFASVDMELHTTYDPSGPVSVYDVDRRVAEKTQVLAPLPEDRFLCGFSHIFAGGYAAGYYSYKWAEVLSADAFSAFEDVGLDNEKAIEETGRRFRETVLALGGGKSPLEVFVAFRGREPSPEPLLRHNGLLPVAA from the exons ATGGGCCCGGCACGTCAGCGCACCTCCCTCgtgctcctcgtcctcctcctcctggcgGCGGCCATGACTCCCACGCTCCTCACTTGCGCCTCCcacctcctctcccactccgcccgccgcctcgcccggaACCCTACCAGCCCCCTCCCCGCCCTCcgcctcctctccctcctccccgcCTCCTCCCCGCTCCGCGCCTTCTGCCCCCGCGCCTCCCGCGCCGCCGTCTGCTCCGCATACTCCTCCTCCGCCATGGCGGACGTCGCCGACGCCGACAGCAGCAACAACCCGCTGCTCGCCGACTTCGACTTCCCGCCCTTCGACCGCGTCGAGCCCGCCCACGTCCGCCCCGGGATCCGCGCGCTCCTCGCCCGCCTC gagggcgagctggaGGAGCTGGAGAAGGGCGTGGAGCCGGCGTGGGAGAAGCTCGTCCACCCGCTCGAGCGCATCGTCGACAGGCTCGACGTCGTCTGGAACGTCGTCGACCACCTCAAGGCCGTCAAGGACTCCGCCGACCTCCGCGCCGCCGTAGAGGACGTCCAG CCCGAGAAAGTGAAGTTCTACCTGAGGCTGGGGCAGAGCAAGCCAATCTACGAGGCCTTCAACGCCATCAGGAATTCTTCAGACTGGGACAGCCTCAGCGACGCCCGCAAGCGTGTTGTCGAAG GCCAAATAAAGGATGCTGTTCTTGGTGGAGTTGCGCTTGAGGATGAACAGAGGGAGAAATTCAATCAAATCCAGCAA GAACTTGAAAAGCTGTCAGAGAAGTTCAGTGAAAATGTGCTGGATGCAACAAAGAAATTTGAGAAATTGATTACTGATAAGAAAGAAATCGATGGTTTACCTGCCTCAGCTCTTGGCTTAGCAGCACAGACTGCTGTTTCAAAG GGTCATGAAAATGCTTCAGCTGAAAATGGACCTTGGATGATCACACTAGACGCACCAAGCTTCATGGCTGTCATGCAACATGCCAAGAACAGGGCTCTCCGTGAAGAAGTATATCGCGCTTATCTAACCCGTGCATCAAGCGGCGATCTTGATAACACCGATATCATAAGTCAGATTTTGAAGTTGAGGCTAGAGAAGGCTAAACTACTTGGCTACAAGAACTTTGCTGAG GTAAGCATGGCTCGGAAAATGGCAACTGTTGACCGGGTGCAAGAGCTTCTTGAGAAAATCCGTGCTGCTTCCTGGGATCATGCTGTCCAAG ATATGGAAGACCTAAAAGCCTTTGTGAAAGATTCTGGTTCTGCAGAAGCCAATGATCTAGCACACTGGGATCTTAACTTCTGGAGTGAACGACTGCGGGAATCTAAATATGACATCGATGAG GAAGGGCTGCGTCCTTACTTTGCACTGCCCAAGGTTATGGATGGCCTCTTCAGTCTTGCGAATAAGCTCTTTGGAATAACCGTTGAAGCTGCAGATGGATTGGCTCCT GTTTGGAACAGTGACGTCAAATTTTATTGTGTCAAAGATTCTTCCAATAGCCCCGTTGCTTATTTTTACTTCGACCCATATTCAAGACCATCTGAAAAGCGTGGTGGGGCTTGGATGAATGTCGTCTTTTCTCGTAGTAGTGTGCTAGCTCGCCATGGGTGTTCTGTAAGGCTGCCTGTTGCCCATATGGTGTGTAATCAGATGCCACCAGTTGGCGATAAGCCCAGTCTTATGACCTTCCGTGAG GTTGAAACCGTGTTCCATGAATTTGGTCACGCGCTGCAGCATATGCTTACCAGACAAGATGAAGCCTTTGTTGCTGGTATCAGTGGAATAGAATGGGATGCCGTAGAGTTACCCTCTCAGTTCATGGAAAACTGGTGCTATCACAA GAATACTCTTTTGAGCATTGCAAAGCATTATGAAACCGGTGAACCTCTTCCAGAGGAAATCTATGCTAAGCTTGTGGCTGCAAAGAATTTCCGTGCTGGCACCTTCAGTCTCCGTCAG ATACGTTTTGCAAGTGTGGATATGGAACTGCATACAACTTATGATCCAAGTGGACCAGTGTCCGTGTATGATGTTGACCGAAGGGTTGCAGAAAAAACCCAGGTTCTTGCTCCTCTGCCTGAGGACAGATTCCTGTGTGGATTCAGCCACATTTTTGCAG GTGGCTATGCAGCTGGATACTACAGTTACAAG TGGGCTGAAGTACTATCAGCTGATGCATTCTCAGCATTTGAAGATGTTGGTCTGGATAATGAGAAG GCAATTGAGGAGACCGGCAGACGATTCAGAGAAACGGTTCTTGCACTTGGAGGTGGAAAATCTCCTCTCGAG gtTTTCGTTGCTTTCAGAGGACGGGAGCCGTCGCCGGAGCCACTGCTCAGGCACAACGGCCTGCTACCTGTCGCCGCATAG
- the LOC125515665 gene encoding two-component response regulator ORR3-like, with translation MSTTVQEPPHVLAVDDSLVDRVVISRLLRSSKYRVTTVDSGKKALEVLSLGHESVQLIITDYCMPEMTGYDLLKRVKESAELRGIPVVIMSSENSPTRIRRCLDEGAEEFLIKPVRPSDVSRLCNRAIAAMPMR, from the exons ATGTCGACGACGGTGCAGGAGCCGCCGCACGTCCTGGCCGTGGACGACAGCCTCGTCGACCGCGTCGTCATCTCCAGGCTCCTCCGCAGCTCCAAGTACAGAG TGACGACGGTGGACAGCGGGAAGAAGGCGCTGGAGGTGCTGAGCCTGGGCCACGAGAGCGTGCAGCTGATCATCACGGACTACTGCATGCCGGAGATGACCGGCTACGACCTGCTCAAGCGGGTCAAGGAGTCGGCGGAGCTGCGCGGCATCCCGGTGGTGATCATGTCGTCGGAGAACTCCCCCACCAGGATCCGCCGGTGCCTCGACGAGGGCGCGGAGGAGTTCCTCATCAAGCCCGTGCGCCCCTCCGACGTCTCCCGCCTCTGCAACCGGGCCATCGCCGCCATGCCCATGCGGTAG